The nucleotide sequence TTTGCCGACCAGCTTTTACAACTACTGTAAGGGAACCTatatacttttactagtgtagttgtaaagatgcgatcgtatcactgcctgtactttgtgaatgctctacacaatatatatggcAGATGACACAATTTGTGGCAAGGAGTGACCTTTCTGCCATTGTTTACCACTGTTTTTCAGGAAGTTGTTAAGGTCTACAACTACGGGAACTTTTCAattaaaacaaccaaaaaagaTAACATAGCAAAATGGGGTTGATCAAAAGatttccatttttatttgtACACTCCCAGAATGCAACAGATCACTAAGTATGCAGAGCTCGGTAATTTTTTGGGCCTTCCGATCAGGGCGTGGTGGCTCTCTAGCGGTACCTTCGGAGAGACATGGCCTGTCTTCTCTTCCAGGCCGCCCTTCTTGATCCACCTGGATGTGTCATCTTGTAGCGATGGCCCTTTCCGAGGCCACGACTCTTCTTGCCTGTAAAAGTGAAGATGATTTACATTTTGAGATCATAGACGAGAGGAAAAAACACAGTTTCCTGTTCACAtaggatgtttttttttggaggtaAATGTCATTGTATTGCAGCACATGTGCAAGTTCTAAAGTTTCTGCATAAAACACCTGAAATAAATCTTGAAATCTCTTCAGCTATTGCTATCCTATACcagataaataaattaaacacacacgcacacatttGAAACTGCATTCATACGTGTATTCCCAATTTTCTATATAATATCTCTTAATTTTTGTATCAAAACTGTACTCATTTGAATATAACCCTTAAAGTGGAAATAATGGCTGTAGAGAGATTTGGGAATGTGTGTATTGATAGTTGGGTGTTTAAGGGTAGTTGGGTCGGGAGGGGTGGGAACACATGCACGCACACATAAATGTATAGCCATCTCTTTGGGTACACAGAATGTTACTGTTTCTTCTGTCATTCTACAGGTTTCCTACTTAATGTGAGCGCATCAAATTACTCCCTGGAGGTgtggggaaggtgggggggttGAGGTTTATCTTGGCCAGTCCAAGTCTCATGCCTTCAAACTATTGTGGTATGTTTTTGCAGATGTTCCATATTTAGCCTTTtctgtcatttaaaaaaaaaaaaaaaaaaattgaaaatgacttGAACCCTCTGGAAACATTTGTTAAATATTAGGGAAAGTGTttcttggggagggggggggggggggaagagggggtcAAAGCTCAGCTCTCCGAGTCACAGATGGAGATTCTTACCTGCGGCGGTTAGGCCTCTCATTTCTCGGTGCTTCATGACATTCTTACAGATCCATTGCATGTCAGGGGTCCTCCTGATGGCCTTGTGGAAGGGGTCCACCATGATGATCTCGTAGTACTTGTAGGTCGAGTCCTCGGCGATCCAATAGCTACTCAGTACCCTCAGACCTCCACATCTACGTCCGACACGTTCCTGGAAGAAAAAGAGCATCATCTGATTCAAAGAGCACCATCTGGTTTACTTAACAACCACAAGTCACTGACCGAGTACTGTATGCATGCTACAATGAATTAATGCTGTACTTAAATCACCACCTGATACCGACCTGGAGTCATTCCTGTAAAGTAAAACAGCATCCCCTGACTTAACACTCAAAAGAACAGAACAACACTGACTGAGTACTGTATGAATGCTACAAAGAATTTATTCTGCACTTAAATAAACTAGTGTTCTAATTATGTGTTTTTCCTGCAGGGGATATTTTATCATTCAAATTTGGCTGCATGGCACTTTGAAGGatctagatttttttttctcttgggtcattccatgccaaatcaacaagCAAAATTTGATTTTGACACCCACAATCTCAGATTTTCACCAAATTCGGTGTTGAGTTGCATACTATAAAGATGAGAATCCACGCCAAATGTTAGTTGATGCAAAGAATAAGTTAAAACATCTTTTTGACAATttattaatgctctgatgagcagcttaaagtggcgtatatgtacaaaatagcccaaaatgtTGGTAAATTGTGacttttgagggcgctgttctcaAGCATCTTTCCCTTCGGGCCCTTGTTGAGTTTGCCTGGTGAAACCCTCTTATGAAATGCTTTCAGGTAACTGGGAGTATGCGATAACTAACCCAACAATATGTCTTTGCTCCATATTGTGTGTATATGAATAATGGTAGAATTTTGGCACTTATTCAACACGCCCCACGAACCAACATCTCCTAGAAGTATCTTGCTCATTCTGCAACAttgtcttttttccccctcaatTTTATAACACTATTTTCTTTGACGTTTCATATATATCCCTCGTATTCAAACCTGATCTGATATGGAGGGTTTGGACCACGATAGAAAAGTTatctggtaaa is from Apostichopus japonicus isolate 1M-3 chromosome 16, ASM3797524v1, whole genome shotgun sequence and encodes:
- the LOC139981943 gene encoding large ribosomal subunit protein eL15-like — protein: MGSHKYVSELWKKKQCDVMRFLRRIRTWHYRQLSSVHRASRPTRPDKAKSLGYRAKQGVCVYRVRVRRGGRKRPVPKGATYGKPTNQGINQLKFQRSLQSVAEERVGRRCGGLRVLSSYWIAEDSTYKYYEIIMVDPFHKAIRRTPDMQWICKNVMKHREMRGLTAAGKKSRGLGKGHRYKMTHPGGSRRAAWKRRQAMSLRRYR